The Brassica napus cultivar Da-Ae chromosome C7, Da-Ae, whole genome shotgun sequence genomic interval TCTATTTTCGTGATGATTTATCGCAGCCAATTAACTCGGACATCCTCAAGGTATTGATACCAGTTGCAGTGTGTCATGCCATAGGCCATGTTACTAGCAACGTGTCCTTCGCAGCCGTCGCTGTGTCCTTCACTCACACCATAAAAGGTATCTCAGCTGCTTGCAAAACCATTTGATACTAATCTATACATAATAACAAAACCTAACATTTATCATGTCCTAAACGCAGCACTGGAGCCATTCTTCAATGCGTCTGCTTCTCAGTTCCTTCTTGGACAACCGATCCCCATAACACTATGGTTGTCTTTAGCTCCTGTTGTACTCGGTAACCACTCTAATTAAACTCCTTTCTTGGATTTCTTGTGTCCTACGTTTATTGGATTAACCTTTAAGGAAAATTGCAGGAGTTGCAATGGCTTCACTCACTGAGTTGTCATTCAACTGGCTTGGTTTCATCAGCGCCATGATATcaaacatctctttcacttacAGAAGCATCTTCTCCAAGAAAGCCATGGTTCTTGATGCTCTTCTTCACGCTCTTAACTATGTCTCTGAAGTTTTGATGTTGAGAATCggattgtgtttttcttttcttttgcagaCTGATATGGACAGTACAAATGTCTACGCTTACATCTCCATCATCGCTCTCTTCGTCTGCCTTCCTCCTGCCATCATCGTTAAGTCTTTTGAATACTCTCAATTGTATTTCTCCTTGGTTACGTGAGttgcaattaattttattaGGGTTATTGGTTTATCGTATGGTAGGTCGAAGGGCCTCAACTGTTGAAGCACGGTTTCAATGACGCGATTGCTAAAGTGGGAATGACTAAGTTCATCTCTGATCTCTTCTGGGTTGGAATGTTTTACCATCTCTACAATCAGGTTACGCAGTTTCCATCTTTGACCTTAAGACTCgtgtttaatataaaaaaagaagaggtAAAACTAAAGAAAACCATGTGTATGGTTGTAGTTGGCTACTAATACGTTGGAGAGGGTAGCACCGTTGACTCACGCTGTTGGAAACGTTCTGAAACGTGTCTTCGTGATCGGATTCTCCATCGTTATCTTcggtaaaaaaaaactacaactCCATTCATCTTTCGTGTTATAGGCATTACTATAGAtgttgaaaaattaaataaacttcTGAAAATTATCATCTTTTGCAGGAAACAAGATATCGACGCAGACAGGTATCGGAACTGGAATAGCCATTGCTGGCGTTGCACTCTACTCTGTCATTAAGGCCAAGATCGAAGAAGAGAAACGGGTCAGTTCATCATTATTCATTGccattttctaataaaattaataacaaaattattttgtatattgtaATTTGAGATAATTAGATGATTAATAtgtcattttttttccttcagcAAGGTAAGACGGCGTAGAGAGCTACGGCCGACGGCGGTCGACGGTTGCGTAAACAATTCCTCCGATGAAtatctatataataaaataaccgAAAATGCAATAGTATTTTGTATCGTACAATCAAACATTGTTTTTGAGTTTCTCTTCtcgttgtttttctttttaaagcttatatattatttttttattctgcgTCTTTTCTTCCAGTGGACAACATTGTTGCAATTTCTTCTGCATTGCACTTATCTGAGCAGATGAAAAGcataataatgtatttattcttttctctttctcttggaGCATTTTACCCATCATCTTCGACTTAAATTTGTTTCTTTCTGTAATTAGTTTTTTCTTGGTAATTGTGCTCACACAACAATGATTTATATAATTCTATATCAAATTATTGTTAAAGCAAACTCAAATTAAACTGGGAAACCCAAACTACAACttgtttattaaattaaattttttattttaccggAGAACTGAATCTCTCTCTATAAGAAGCGAGaacattctcttcttctcacCATCACACATTAAAAAGTCgcataaccaaaagaaaaggaAGACAGATAAGAATCAATAATCTTTGATACTCTTGTGCAACACCATGTACATAATCAATGATAGTACAAGAGGAAGAAAGATCACAATCCTATTAGGCGCCCTAACAGCAAAACTATCAATCCAGCAACCTTCTTCAACAATAGTCTCAAGCTTTGGCAAGTTTGagaattgttgttgttgtttcttgtGAGACACAATAAGCCTTGGTGCTACCTCTCCCCATGTTTGAACAAACCTCATTCCCTTGGCCATCTTTTTTTCCCCTTCTTTCACCTAGTTTTCTTTTCACAATGTAGAAGCAAACCGCAGGTTTAGTTTGAGAAAGAATAAGAAACGGTGTGTTTCTTTTGCGGTTGAGGAGGGAAGAAAGGTGATTTTGACTTAACAAATGAAAAGATCTTTCGACGGGAGAGCTTATGAAATGGAGGAGACGGATGGGAGAGGTTAAATAGAGAAGACTAAAGGTGACAAATATGGAAAATGAGAAGAAAACAAGAATGTTTTTCGGGATGTCAGAAGAACAATATGTGCGGTTTGCATATCGCCAATGCAATGCTTTTGTTAGGCTAGCTAAATTTAGAAACTCTAAAAACAGATAGtacccaaaacaaacacatagCATTAGAGGTTTAAgagttgaaaagggtcaaaacaGTTATCTTTAGACCCAAAAACATAGCGGTCATAGAAAAAACAGAGGAACCTTATCAGTTTTCTAGAACTATAAGCTAATAAATTGGTTATACTCCTATATATCTATATGATCTCGTATACAGCTCTTTAGTACGCAAGAATATATATTAACCTGGAATGGGAATGTATCAGAGAAATAATACAACCACTACAAGAGAACGTGGGAGTAACGACTACGATTTACGACTACAAATGTGTAGTCGTAAATTAACTTCGATTTTACATCTAAGTTACGACTACAGTAAAGTTCGTCGTAACTTAGACGTAATTTTGCTACTAATCGGGTTAGTCGTAAATTGGTCGTAAATTAACTTCGCATTTACGACTACACTTTCAGGTAGTCGTAATGTAGCCGTAAATTTGCGACTAAATGACATCGAAGATCTACCATCTGATTAACGACCAATTTACGAGAAACGTAGTTGCACATTGGTGGTTAAGTTATTATCAaacgtaaattcgttgtaacaTTGTTACCTATCAAAATCGAAATTTCCCTGTAAATATGATCTTCTCCCTCATTCTTAagatgcacaaaaaaaaaacgaaaaagagtaaaaaaaaatgccTAGAAATATCTATGAGATTCGAAGTTGGATGTATGCGCATAAAGATTCAAGGGGAAGAGTAACAAAAGAATTTCTCAACGGAGCAGAGATGTTCATGTACTAGGCCGGACATACGTCTCTCACACTGGAAACATGTAAAATGTTATGTCCCTGTCGTAAATGCACCAATACCAAGTTTGCTGCTAGTAAAACGGTTTGGAAAGATATAGTAAATAGAAGATTTACTCCACATTACTATATATGGTTTAACCACGGAGAAGGTGATAAtaggaatgaagctagtagtagtaatcagGTTGAAAATGTTCGTAACAGAGATGAACAACATTTGCCTTTTGAAAGTTGTAACCTTCAAGAGGATCaaatggtagatcatgataggatgcatgatatGGTTACAAATGCATTTCGTGAAACAAGATCAGTAATAGAGGAGGTAGAAAATGTAGAGGGGCCTAACTTGGATGCAAAAagattttatgaaatgttagcaGCAGCTAATGAGCCAAGGTCACCACAACATCTAtatatttcacacgaggctacactTTTCACACTTACGAATATGGAAGTCGGCGAACAACAATGAACTACGgagtatgtgtgaaaggtgaaactgATTTCTATGGAATCTTACAAGAGATCATCGAAGTGGAGTTCCCCAGCCtggtgaagctgaaatgcgttcTCTTCAAATGTGACTGATTTGACCCCACCatcaatagaggtgttcggtaTGGCAAGTTTGGAATTGTTGATATAAATGCTACacggaggtacaacaaatttgaaCCCTACATATTGGCATCTCAAGCAGACcaagtttgttttatttcataTCCGAGGATCAAACAATCTGGAATATCTTGGTTAGTCGCTATAAAAGTTACACCTCGGGGCCGAGTCTTGACTGATGAACAACCGCCTTTACAAGAAGATGCCGTAAATGAAGTAGAAGTACCTGAGCAAGCTACAAATGATATCTTACTTGTTGATCCATACAACCAGGGATATGAAGAACTTCCAGACGATGCAACAGACGAAGCCCACGAAGAtaaatttgaagaaaatgatgaaGTGGATGATGTTTCTGATGATGAGTGATAGAGTTTGATTATGTTACAGTGTTTGTGTTCTATTGTATTATTAAACTCTTTgtattacaaataatatatatataacttatccGATCATGTTTGCTCAATTATGATGTTtgtggtttggggtttagaagtgtataaaacttattatgtttgtggtttggggtttggggtttcggtttTAGGGTATAAACAAAAACCGAAGCTAATTAGTCGTAAGAAACGACTCAGTTACGAGTAATCTCAAATGTATCGAGGCTAATTAGTCGTTAGGTACGACTAAGTTACGACTAATATAAAATACGTCGAAGCTAATTAGTCGTAAAATACGACTCAGTTACGACTAATCAAAAATGAATTGAAGCTAATTAGTCGTAATATACGACTAACCTAAAATGAGACGAAGCTAATTGGTCGTAAAATctttcgaaatttcctataaatccttaccagtttgcttctcaaatcaaagataaacTCACCAATTTTCTTCTCAAATCAGAGATAATTACTCACAATTTTGCTTCTCAAAttagaaagatttgaaaaaaaaagaaggagaagaaatatattttcttcCCACCTGTgattccagtatctttcttctcttcttttttcaaatattacaaCGGTAGTCCCTAATTGGTCGTTAAGTACTTCGTCCCTAGTTGGTCGTAATTTTCCTTCATCCCACATtggtcgtaaatttacgtctcTTTTACGATTGCTAGTCTCTCATtggtcgtaaatggaaaaattaATTAGTTCCTAATTGGTCGTAATAGCACTTGGTCCCCCATTAGTCGTAAAGTTACGACTGCAAGTCTCTCATTGCTCGTAAATTTACAACTAATTTACGACTAACACCAAAACTCTATATATACACAGACCTCACGAAGCCATTTGGTTGCtcattctcttctctctaacAACGACTTCCCATCTCTCTctaggtaaatttttttttttttagttttaggtggttagttaggTGATTAGATTAGGTTTGGAATTAGTTTCGGATGGAAGTAGATTAGGATGTAGTTAGATTATGATCGAATTAGAAtaggtttagattatttttatataaaaaatttgaattgtttataaccatatatttttttggtttttttttccagaGTGACGATATTGCTATGGCTGGCGGTAGACAGAGACTTAGGAACCTTGCGCCTAAAAACTCTTACGCGAGTACCTTTCTCCCACAGACGGATCCATCAGCTTCTACTTCCGGCACTGCATCCGGCTAAGAGAATATCCCTGAGAGCCAAGTTCCTACTGCTCCGTATGTGCCTCCACAGGCATATGACCCTGAAGCTTACTATCCGCAGTTTGATGACCCTGCTCAATTCTTTCCCCAGTACGATGAGGCTCCACAGAAGCCTCGGTATGAGCAGCATCATCCTCCACACCATCCTCAGCAGCAGTCCACTGCTCCCGAAGCTACTCCGGCTCCTGCAGCTGCTCCG includes:
- the LOC111208754 gene encoding triose phosphate/phosphate translocator, chloroplastic, with the protein product MESRVLLRATATVTGVPQLRRPIRAINRQFSTASSSFTAFAKPIGSIGEGGNLISGRQLRPLLLLDSLPEKREILKPVRAAAAEGGDSAGETKVGFLGKYPWLVTGFFFFMWYFLNVIFNILNKKIYNYFPYPYFVSVIHLFVGVVYCLVSWSVGLPKRAPINSDILKVLIPVAVCHAIGHVTSNVSFAAVAVSFTHTIKALEPFFNASASQFLLGQPIPITLWLSLAPVVLGVAMASLTELSFNWLGFISAMISNISFTYRSIFSKKAMTDMDSTNVYAYISIIALFVCLPPAIIVEGPQLLKHGFNDAIAKVGMTKFISDLFWVGMFYHLYNQLATNTLERVAPLTHAVGNVLKRVFVIGFSIVIFGNKISTQTGIGTGIAIAGVALYSVIKAKIEEEKRQGKTA